A window of Bacteroidota bacterium genomic DNA:
AAAGAGTGTTCTTTAGCCATAAAGCTACTAAGTTAGTAGGGAAGAAGTGTTTTGCGTCTTCGAGCCTTAGCGGCATACAAGTATATTTTACGCTTGCAAATCGGGTTTGCCAATTTTGCCTAAGTGGGTAAACTTAATGCCTGTTTCATTGCAAAGGGGTTTTTCTTTAGCCACAAAGCCACTAAGTTAGAAAGGAAGAAGTGTTTTGCGTCTTCGAGCCTTAGCGGCATACAAGAATATTTTACGCTTGCAAATCGGGTTTACCTATGTTGCCTAAGTGGGTAAACTTAAAACCGGTTTCAAATTTCAAACCATAGCCCATCATTCTGTCCATTGCGGCATGGCTGAATAAAATTACTCCGGTAAGTGCAGTAGCATCACTTTTCAGGTAAAAACCCAAAACGGCAATAATCAGCGCAAGAGCTTTGTGGTGGAACAGATTGTAAACGGCAGCCCCCACTTTATTGTTTACGGTATAACCCAGCATACCAATATCAGGGGTAAGAATAAGAGCAGCAAATACCCACCAAGCGTAGGGTAGTTGTGAGAATACTATAATGCCCAAAGCAAACTGGGCGGCTTCTTCTAATTTTAATGTTGTTTTCATGCTACAAACCTACGCCGATAGGGTAGGGTAGCCGCTTGACAAAAATCAAGAAATGCGGGTGGTTTGTTTTTTACGTAAACGACTCAGGGTTTCGGGTTTCATGCCCAACATACTTGCCAAGTGTTGCAAAGGTGCACGGGCGGCCAGTTCAGGACGTTCAATCAGTAGTTTCTCATAACGCTCTTCTGCGGTTTGGTGCAGTTGCGAGAACATTCGTTCCTCTAATCCCAAGTAACTAAAAATCAATAGCTGACTTTCAAAAATGCGCCACTGGGTGTATTTGTTCAGCAATTCGCGGTGGTCGTCGCAATCCAGTACTAAAAGCTCACAGTCAGTAATAGCTTGCAAATTCCAACGGCTTGGTGTTTTAAAACTAAAGCTGCTGAGTGAGGTATCAAAATATCCTTCTTCGCTAATCCAGTGGGTAATTTCTTCTCCATCAACCTCATACCAAGTGCGCAACAAACCTTCTTTTACCCAACCCACTTGTGTGCTTACTTGTCCGGCTTTTACCCAAAAGGCACCTTTAGGCAAGTGTAATGGTTTAAAGTACGAGGCAATGTCTTGCAAGCTCTCTTCATCAAGGCCTATAAAACGGCGTATGGCTTGTTGCAGTTCCATTTTATCCTTCGCTCAATTGTTTTCGTATCTGGCTCAAAAACTCAGGGGTGATACCCAAGTAGGCCGCTATTTGATGTTGGGGCAGGCGTTGCTCCAATTTGGGGTATTTTTCAATAAAGTACAGGTAACGTTCTTTAGCGGTTTTGCTGATATTGAACAAAATCCGCTGTTGCTGGGCTATGTATGCGTTTTGCATCATTATCCTGAAAAACCGTTCCAGTTTGGGTATTTTAAGGTACAAGGCTTCAAGCGCTGAATGTTCTATTTGCAACACTTCTGAATCTTCCAGTGCGTCAATATTCAGTTTAGAGGGCGTTTGGGTTAAAAAGCTCAACAAGTCAGATGTCCACCAGTCTTCAACAGCAAACATGATAATATGTTCCGTGCCAGCATCGTCTATATAATAAGCCCTTAAACAACCGCTTACCACAAAGTTTTCGTAACGGCAAACATCACCGGCTTGCAGCACGTATTGCCGTTTTCTGTACTTGCGTAAGGTTACAGCTTGCCACAGCAATTCTTTTTCTTCATCGGTAAGCTGTATATGTCGGCTAAGACCTGCTTCGAGCAGTGGGTGCATAACTGCAAAGAAAACTATTAATATTCACTATCAATGTAACAGCCTACAGCGGTAGTTTCCGTTACGGGAGCGGTTTTACCTGCCAGCAAGGCATCCAGCGCGTTTTTTAGGTCAGGCACTGCGGGAGTAGTTTTGCGTTTACCCAATGTAGTGTACTTATCGTCAATACGGCCTTTGTAGTGCACTATCCCTGTGGTTTCATTCACCACAAATACTTGCGGGGTTATTGTAGCCCCTAATCGGTTCATGTATTGGCGGCCAATATCTTTTCGTAGTTCAAAAGTAAGTTGGTATTCGCGACGGAAGCTATCAATAGTAGCGGAGTCAGAATCAGGGTTTGGAAACAAGCCTACCACTGTAACTCCTTTGCCTGCATATTCTGCACTAAGGGTATTTAAAGTAAGGGTGTGGTATTGGCAAATGGGGCAACTTTCACCCAAAAATACATATACAGTGTATTGAGCTTTTGCAGCGGCAAAAGCAAGCACCATCAATACAAGGGTTAATAATCGCCTCATTATTGTTTAATAATTTTTTGGGTGAATACCTGTGTACCGTTTTGCAAACTGATGTAATAAACACCCGCCGCTAAATTACTTACATCCATCTTGTTTTCGCCTTGCAGCAATACTGTTTGTTTATTAAAGATGGTCTTGCCTGTCGCATCCATTACCGTAACAAGGGTTGTTCCCTCTATACCTGCAAGGTTGTTGATGTACAACACATCATTGCTTACAGGTATGGGGTATACTTCAAAGGCGTTATTGCTCACCTCGTTGGTGCTGTTAATAATCGTCCACACATTAAAATATGAGGTATCGCTTTTGCAGCCGTTGGTATCGCGTACTACCAGTTTTATTACTGCTGCCAGCAGGGTGTTATCCCAACGCAGGGTAATACTGTCTTTATTGGCTTGCAACAAATCAGGGGTTTGACTTACCGACCAAGTATAGTTGTAAGTAGGTTGGCCTTGGGCTTTGTATGTAAACGGCCTGCCTAATTGTATAAACGGATTACCCGTAATGTTTACGGGAGCAGGTTTGGGCAATACACTCACATTTTGGGTAATTGAGCTTTTGCAGCCAGTGGTAGTATTTTCGGTAGTTAAATTGACGGTGTAATTTCCTGCCCCTACAGTAAATGTTTTTAGTGCATTTGGGAAGGAGGTTATTATAGAATCCCCGTCAGAGAATTTCCAGGTGTACTTATCGGTGAAAGTATTTGAGGCTAATTTCAAAAGATTACTATCGGCACATTGCCCTTCCCACAGTGCAATGAAACCCGCAGCTGGATTGGTATTCACCGTTAAGGTAGTGGTTGTGCTGTCGTAACAGCCGTTAATACCTACGGCATAGCTTAACGTGTAAGTGCCTGAAGTATTAAAAAACTTTACCAACGAATCAGTAAACACCTCCGTTTGCCCATCAATGCGCCAGCTTTGGGTATAAGGTGCAGGGTATGCAGCAATGCCATTACGTATTACAAAGCGGTTGCCATTTAAGCACTGGGCGGCATTATTAATTAGTATCGAAGCTTTGGGTGCAGGTTTCAGCTTGGCATACACCGTTTGGTTTTCAAAGTTGTTGATACATCCAGTAGAAAGGTCTTCAACAATTAGTTGTACCGTTTGCCAGCCGCTGTCGGCAAAGTTTTTAGCCACTTGTTGGGTGTACAAAGTATCTCCGTCAGAAAATGCCCATGTATAGCTTACGCCCGTAGCGGGTGAAAGCAGTTGCACGTTGGTACTATCAGTACAAGAACCGCCCTTTACCAAGGTAATGCCCGATTGAGGGATGGGATTAACCAGCAAATGCAAAACAGTGCTGTCGTAACAGTTACCGCTTGAAACAACTGCTACGCTTGCATTAAATGAACCTGCGCCTACAAAACTCTCAACCAAAGAGTCGGTATAGGTTTTTTGCTGCCCGTCTATCCACCAGCGTTCGGTGTATGGGAGGGTGTAACCTTGCGGTTGGGTTTTCTTAATAATAAATGTGTTGTTGAATTCGCACTGCTCGCTGTCGTTTACCGTCAACATTAATTTTGGAGCAGGTAAAAAGGTAGCACTGTCAATAATTCCTAGTGAAGTATTGTAATACGTTCCGGCAGGAGTTTTTTGCAGGCGCAGGGCTTTTACCATGTAATAATTTTTACCTAATAAGGGCGAAGCATCCACATAGTTTGCGGCAGTGGTTTGGCCGATTAATTCGTACTTACCGTCAACAGAGGCAGCACGGTAGATGCGGTGAGCCATGATTCCGGTATCGGTAGAAGCAGTCCAGTTTAATGATACATTAGAGCAACTTTCAGTGGCCGATAACGAAGTAGCAGGCGTAATGGGGTGTAATCGCAAAGTAGGGTCGCCCATTAAACCCATGGTAACTCCGTTGCTTGAATAGTATGAGTGGTATAAGTTGCGCGGCGAGTTGGCCGATGCCGTGGCGCAATAACCTACAGGAAGCCCTAACGCCATTTGGTGATGGTAGTAAACAGGGCGGCCGCTCCATGTAGAAGTTAGTATCAATGAACGTGAGGCAATGTGTGCCTTTAACAGGTTGTTTGTGATGTCCCAATCGCCGAAATAACTGCCGAATGAAGAGGTAAAAGGAGCCGTAAGTGAGTCGTTTACAAAATCGGTTGAAGTAGCGATGCCTGAACTGGTAGTATAACTACCATAGCCAGCCGTTACTGAAAACATATAGGGGCGGGTCTTTAACTCGGTTAAAAAATCCCCCTCACGAATAGAGTCTCCAAACATACCTGAGTAACTGCCCCAGCCGCCGCGCACAAAAGCTTCACCGCCAAATCCGCCAATAGCGTCTTCAATAAAACCGCGCAGCACAATAGGGTATTTGTTCAGTTTAAAATTATGGGCTTTGGCAAGGTAGCGGCGGGTTAGCGCGGTATCACTCATGCCAAAAACAGGCATATCATACATATCCACCCTACCCACGTGTAGTTTGGCACTTCCGGGGTTTATTGCATCTGCATCAAATTTACCGTCGCCGGGGGTATTGTAGTTGCGGGGGCTTGAAGAGACCTTTACGTTCAACACATAGTCTGTCCATTGACTGTTATCCGCCATCGAGTAATACAAATCAGCAGGCCAAGCACCGTAGTGGTCGCTGTGGCCGTCAGGCCCTACATAACCAGAATAGGGAACAGGTATATGACCTAACAAGTAAACAGCTTTAAAATTTATCGAATCCTGCTGCCACAAATCAATTACGTGTTGTTTAGCTTTTACCGGAGTTGAGTTTCGGCTTACATAACGGGTAATTACCTGCCATCCATCGCCACGCAAATCGCTTTGCAGTAGTTTAATCTCTGTAGCAAGCGGCAACCTGTAATTACTATCCACCATCAATAATAGCTTGCCGCGGTAGTTGTATTCGTCAATTCCGTCGCCGGCATACAAATAGCCATACCCATTGTAATTTGGGGTAAACTTCACTACTTGGTACTCAACCGCAACTCCTGCCTTTACTGTTGTATCGGTATAGGTGGTGTCTGATGCCGAAAGTGTTGCAAGTTCTGTCCATGCAAGGGCATCGGGTGTTTTTGAGAACACCTTGTATTGGGTAGCCGCTGCTGCTTTGTTCCACAACAGAGTGAAACGCAAAGGACTTTTTTGTACCGATAGTTTAATTTGTACGGTATAGTCTTTAGAGGCTTGCCCAAACGCAACCGCAGTTAGCAACAGGGCAATAATGAATGTGGTTAGTTTTTTCACTAATTGCCAAAGTTACAAATTGTTTGTATCGGATGGTTAGAATTTATAGTGGTTTTGTTCTATTCAAAATCTAAACGGGGCAAGGTTGTATTGTTAAATGGTTCAGGCATTTGAAACAATGATACAGCACAACCGATCATATACCGCGGCCCCCAATTATTAAATTTAGGCGGGTTGGCGTCATCATAATTATTAAGTAGGTGATAAGTAGGTATGCCACTAAGCAAAATATCGAACGAGGCATCGGTAAGCTTACTGTCGTTGCGCACCGTCATTGCTTCTGCGGTGTTAAAAGGGTTAGCTCCTAATACAGCTTTCAATGTGATGGTGGTATCGGTTAACTCCTCTTTTGTCAATACAAACTTAAAACGCCCCTTGTAATCAGTCCCCACAGTTTTAATTACTTTACCGTGTTGCAAAATCTGGATGGTAATGCCTGAGGCTGCCATCAATGTTTCTTTATCCCTCAATCTGCCGCTTATTTCTACAGGGAAACTAATAGTGTCAACAGGGTTGATGCTATCGCTTACAGGGATTGCGGGAGCCTGTTCTTGTTGGGTTTGGGCATTAGCAATGCCATTAGTGGCAAATACACCCAATAGGCTTAATAATGAAACTGTAAGGCCTTTAAACCGCGAAAAGAAATACTGTTGATGTAGGTTGTCAAGTTGGTCAACGGTATAAAAACCGCACACCTGTTCATCAGGATTGTTTAGTTTTTGGTGAAGTTCTTCTTTACTTAGTCCGGTATGATTGGTAACGCACTTATTGCAATCGCTGCAAAATTTCTTACCGTCGCCTGCATCAGTCATATCCTGCCATTTTTTAGAGCAAGGAAAAGTGAGTATTACTTTATTTTCCATAATAGGGTGGTTTTAAGTGATGAACAAAAGATTACATGGTTGCCAAAATCAAACTTCATTGCGGGTAGCCTGACAGGTTAAAACCTGTCGCTTTTGTAATTACCTTCCCGCAAGGGACTTAAGTCCCTTGCGGGAAGGTAATCGTATCAAGATGGGATTTTAATCCCATGTGTTTTAAACGAACCTTTACAAAAGAGGCTGGCTTTATGCTCGTCGGGACGATAGGAATAAAACCAACCGCTTATAGGATAAACTCATTAAAAGAACGACTCTTTAATCAATAAACGTTATTGTTTTGTTTGAAGTTGGAATAGCCGGTGTGATAAACCTTGCCCCAAAAAAATCCCCTATCTTCGCACACCATGCGCTTCTTACTCCTTTTTTCAGCACTGTTGGCGGTAAGCCCGTTGATTTCCCAATCAACCTACACGATGAGCAATAACCGCGAATATTCGCACTTGATTGACCGCTTCGAGATAATGAACGGCAGTCCGGCCCGCAAGTATTGGCTGTACGGCGGGGTGCACACCTCGGTGAAACCCTTGCAACGCTATGAAGTAGGTGCAATGGCTGAAAAGCTGTTGGGCGACAGCAACCGACGCTATACCAAGCGTGATGTGTTTAACCTAACGTATTTACTGGCCGATAATCCCGATGTGCAAGAAAATGAGGCGGTAAAAGGCAAGCCGATAGTAAAGTATTTTTATAACTATAAGGCTGCGTTGTATGCCTTTAAAGCGTACGAGTTTAGCGTGTTTGTAAATCCTGTGTTGAATTTCACTTCGGGTACTGAGCAGGTGGACGGTGAAAGCCGGATGATATGGCAAAACACGCGCGGTGCTGAAATGCGCGGACAAGTGGGAAGGCGTATCGGGTTTTATACCTACTTAACGGAGAACCAAGTAAAAGCCCCCTTGTATTTAGCTGACCGTACCCGTGCCGAAGGGGTGTTTCCGGGTGCAGGGCTTACCAAGCCTTATAAAACGGATACCAACACGTTTGATTTTTTTGAGGCCCGCGGCTACGTTACGTTTGATATTACCAAGTTGATTAATTTCCAATTCGGGCACGACCGTAATTTTATCGGCAACGGAGCACGCTCATTGGTGTTGAGCGATTTCTCTAAAGAAAACCTGTTTTTAAAGATAAAAACTAACGTGTGGCGCATTAACTACACCAACTTGTTTATGCAGTTAAACGCCTTCAATACCACGCTGGCAAAACGTGATAAGCGCGATAAATTTATGAGTTTTCACCATTTGAGTGTAAACCTTGGTCGCCGTTGGAACGTGGGAATTTTTGAGAGCATTGTGTTTAGCAGGGGCGATAGTGCCACAGGTAACGGACGTTTTGACTATAATTACCTGAACCCGATTATTTTTTACCGCGCTATTGAGCAATCAACAGGCGGGGTGAGCAGTGATAATGCGTTGTTGGGTTTTGATGTGAAGTTTAATGCCACCCGCAGTCTTAGCTTTTACAGCCAAGTAATATTGGACGAGTTGCACATCAAACAATTGCGCAGTAATCCGGGTTCATGGGTGAATAAATTCGGGGTGCAGGCAGGGATGAAATACATCAACGCCTTTACTATACCCCACCTTGATATTCAGTTAGAGGCTAATAGTGTACGCCCTTATACGTATCAGCATTTTAATACCGCGCAAACCTATACCAATATGGGCACGCCGTTGGCGCACCCGCTAGGGGCAAACTTTAATGAGGTGTTGGCCATTGTGCGCTACCAGCCTGCCAACCGCATTAATGTTACTGCCCGTGCTATTTATGCCAAATACGGCAAAGACAGTGCAGGAAGAAATTTTGGGGGTGATGTGGGCAAAAATTACGATACCCGCTATAGCGATGAGAACAATACCATTGGGCAGGGGGTAGGCAACACCCTTTTGTGGGGTGAGTTGACGGCCAGTTATATGCCCGCCCACAACCTGTTTTTTGATGTGCGCTACATTTATCGCAACGTAAGCAGTGATATTGCTGCACAAAGTACTACCAGCAGTATGCTGATGGTGGGAATGCGATTAAACTTTGGGTTGAGGGGATTTGAGTTTTAAGCCCTGCTGTAAAGACACGAAGACGCAAAGAAACTAACTTTGTGACTTTGCGTCTTAGCGGCAAAAGAATATTCCATGATTAATATCAAACAACAATTATATAACCTTTGCCTTGAGGCATTGAATACCCGTATTGAGGTGGCTAAGAAGGCGATGGAGGATGCCCAAAACTCAGCGAATGAGGAGGGCAAAAGCTCTATGGGGGATAAGTACGAAACCGCCCGTGCTATGGGGCAGATTGTGCGCGATATGAATGCCAAACAACTGAACGAGGCATTGAAAGAGCTGGCTACACTAAAACTCATAAATCCTGAAACACAACAAACCGTCATACAACCGGGTAGTGTGGCCATCACCGGCAGTGGAAATTATTTTATTGCCGTAAGTGCGGGTATGCTGAAAGTGGATGGGAAAACATGGGTAGCCCTTTCTCCCGCCACACCGTTGGCGCAAGTACTGTTAAACAAAAAAGCCGGAGATACTTTTGAGTTTAGAGGAAAAAAAGAAAAGGTGGTAGAAGTAGGGTAGGCTTTTTACAGATGGGGTAATATTCTTCACTGTCGTTCAGAATGACAATTCATAATAAATTAAATCCACCCCCTGCCCCCGCCTGCGGGGGACATTGAACGATTAGCGAGTTTTGATATCCGAAGAAATGATGTAGTAGGTTCGCTCTCCAATGTCCTCCTCATAGAGGAGGATTCAGGAGGAGGAATATAAAACCCCTGCCATGTCATGCTGACGAAGGAAGCATCTTCTCCCTCTTTGTCAGTTTACAGATTGGGGTAGTATTCTCCACTATCGTTCAGAATAACATTCAATCAACAAGTCAACAAGTCAACAAATCAAAAATTGATTACATCCATTGCACCTTCTCATCCATAGGGCGACGACGACCTTGTTGCAAAGGCTCGGCAGGAACACCGATGTAGAAAAAACCCATCAGTTGGTGGTTTTCGTCCAATTGTAGCCATTGGTGCATAGCAGCGCTAAACGTGCCGTTTCCGGTACTCCAATACCCGCCATATCCATATGCTGAAACTGTGAGCCATAGGTTTTGTACTGCCATTGCCACGCTGGCAATCTCCTCCATTTCTGGTACTATGGGGTTGCGGTGCATTACAATAGCAATAATGTGGCTGGTTTGCAACGGGGTTTCGTCAAACACTTTCAGTTTGGCATCCTTTATTTCCTCTGCGGGTGTGTTTGCTATGTACAACTGTTTTTGAAATCCTACCAGTTTTTCCAGCGCCTCACCTCTGAATACCTTAAACCTCCACGGTTCAGTATACTTATGGGTGGGTGCCCAATTGGCCGTTTCCAGCATTTCGGCTACAATTTCGTCAGCAATTTTTTCGCCGCTATATTGGCGCGGAAATATGCTGCGCCTGCTCTTAATCAATTCAGTAATATCTTGTTTATTCATCACGATACGCTCTAATCAATATCAAAAATCCCATTAAACATTAAATGTTAATTGTTAAATCAAATAACAATCAACCCGCTTTTTTGGTTTGGCTGTAGCCGTTGTCCAACAGCCATTTCAGTATTTTATCGCGGTGGTCTCCCTGTACCAGTATTTCAGCGTCCTTAGCACTGCCTCCGCTTCCGCAAAGGTTTTTCAGTTTTTTGCCCAAAGCTTCTAAGTCGTCGTTAGTACCCACAAAACCTGTTACCAGCGTAACGGCCTTGCCTGCACGGTTCTTTTTATCCAACATCACCCTTAACCTTTGTTGCTGTGGGGGCAGAGTGTTGGTTTCCTCCGTAGATTCTTCGTTGTATTCAAAATCGGGGTCGGTGCTGTACATAATCCCCAATTTGTTTTTGTTCTTGTTGCTCATAATTCAATGTTTAGTCACCCCGAAATAAAATAGTTAGTCTCTTACATTAAAATTCGACTTCGTATCTTAAGCATAAAGCCAAAAGTAAACAATCTCAGGGATAACGGTTTTCATCAAGCTGATGTTGCAGCGCTACAAAGCTACGGTATTGGCACTTATACCGCTCCCCGATTTGCCCTAAATATTTTCCTTCGGAGCGTCCCCTTTCTTTCCTTCGCGCATTCCCTAAACTGGTTTTTTACTCTTTGGTTGGGACAGCCGGGACAATCGTTTTTGATAATAAATCGTTGTTTTTCATTGTATTAACTTTAAAAAAACTGTCCCAAACACGTGAGACAAAATGGGACAATTTTATATCGTTGTTACGGTGTTATTCGGTTACGCGGTTATCCTGTTATTTTTGTTACGCACCGCACAGGGGGGTGCGGGGTTTTGCCAATATTGCGGACGGTTACGGCTTTCAAAGAACTTGTTGGATAGGTAGTAATTGGAAACGGGTATAAATGAAAAAATCCCGATTTCTCGGGACTTCCATAACTTTTTTATACAAAGTTGATAATTTTGAACACGACCCATTACCCCTTATCCGATTTGAAAGACTTCAAGTCATTAAAGAGTTTACTTGTCATCGCATCTATATCCAAGTCTGTAAGGTCACGAAATCTATAATTATTTTCCATCATTTCTTGCAGCCAACTATTAGGAAGGCATAGATCGTTATTCTCTATTAACTCAATAATATCATCAAACCAAATCCTTTTACCATCAGTGCGATAACAAACGGTTTTCGACGCCCTTTTACCTGTAATTGGGTTTGGAAATTGAAAAGCGCTTGTGCACATCATTACCTCTCCTGATTTCAAATAACTTAAAATACTGGTTTTGTTATATTTACTGTTTATGCTTCTGTCAACAAACTCATGGACACTTGGATAATTCTCGAAACCTTCATCATGTTCTTTCCACAATCCAAACCAATCAAAAGGCCAGTAATAAATATTATATTTCATTTAATTATTATCTTTTGAGCATAAATATATTAAATTTCCCCGCTCCCGCAAGTCTGTAGCGCAAACTGTGCGGCAGCGACTTGTGAGAATATATCTGTCCAGCCCACAGTAGCAAAGGTTACACAATACAGCCCATCAGTATTGTGTAACTTGTAGACACGGCTCATAATGCAATTTACTATTTCTAAGTTACAAACTTAACTTATTTACCCTCACAAGTCCCTGCCGCTGCAAACCAAACTACAGACTTGCGAGAGCGGGGAGGCTTATTTTAATATATTAATAATATTATTGAATATTTTTAATGAAGAATCTCCGTTATCCGGTAAAAGAAATTTATTTATTGAAAAAGTATCACTATTTACGATAAAAGTTAGCTTTTTTGTAGGAACTGTGTCTTTATATTGGTAACATTCAAAATTAGCCTTTATTTCACCATTTCCATTTAAATCAAAATTAGAATTATAAAAACACTCACTATCAACGCTTAAAAAGAAATTTTTTCTATTAGAAAAAATTAATTTATTGCTATATAATTCTTGTCCATTTTTTTGAACTCTAATTAAAGAATAGTAACTGATTGAAGGATCATATAATACAAAAAATAATACGCTATCTTTGCCGTAGCAATACTTTTCATTATATGATGAATCTTTCAATAGTAAAAAAGTTGTTAAATCAGCTTCATAATGAACAGGCATCAATAAACTTAATGAGCCATAACGAATCTCCATCAATGTCGAATCATTTCGACTAAATTTATATAGTTCGAAGCTATTGGTATTGCAAAAAACAGAGAGTTTGTCCTCTTTTCCCAAAACTTGTTTCCTTTGATTATTATCTATACAACTCATGAACATGTATAAAAAAATATAATACCCCTTTTTCACAATCTTGTTGTGCATTATTTTGTTGTTATTGTTTTGATATTATTCTTGTAGGTTACAGTTGTTTTATCTTGATTAGTTGTATTTGTCCCCGTATCTGTAATTATAATATCTGTTTTCAGATCCTTTACTGATGACTCGAACATAGATATCCAACCATTCAATGAAACAACTGTATCTTCCAGCTCTTTTAACTTCTTCTTTCCCCCGCTCTCGCAAGTCTGTAGCGTAGCCTGTGTGGCTGCGACTTGTTAGTATATATCTGTCAAGCCCACAGCAGCAAAGGGTACACAATACAGCCCATCTGTATTGTGTAACTTGTAGGCACGGCCATACGGCAAATTACTTTTCTAAGTTACAAACTTAGCTATTTACCCTCACAAGTTCCTGCCGCTATAGACTTGCGAGAAGAGTGGGTAATTGGAACACTACCAATTTTCATCATCGTATTCGGCTATTTCATTTACTGTATATCGAACCCATCCAACACCATCTTTTGAGTATTTAACTTTATACCATAAAATAGGACATTCAAAATTGGAAGAATCTTTCCCGCCAAAATCACTAGTACTTTTTATATACTTAAGAGGTGTCCTGTTTTTTACTGAGGTAACTACATTAGATAGTGAGTCAGGATTTTCATATATTAAAACCGATGTCAGTGTGATTAAATCAGGAAAAGTCTCATTATTAATCTGTGGAGGGTTAAATTTTAGTTTAAATGGGACAGAATATTCGCCAAGCATCCTTGTCACATGGGAATTTCGCCGTTGAATAATTTTCCCATCAAGGTTAGTGGCATATATTTTATTAGATTTATGGAACTTAAAGAACAATGATTTCTTTTCAAAGAACTCAAAAGTACTGTCACCACCAACGATCAGTAAATGTGCAAAAACATCATTTTTTTCATTAATAAAAATTCTACCCTTTCCATATATGTGTCTACCATCTTCATATAATGGATACTCTAGTATTGAGTTTCTACCATCTGAATACAAAAGACACCCTTCATATTCTGGACACTCTATTAGCGGTTTTTGAAGATTTTTATGTGCTCTTATTTTGTCAAAAGAAGATAGTTTTCCTTTTAAATCAAAAATAATCTCTTTAATAGAGTCTATAGAATTGAATTTATAAACATACTCCTCTTTTGATGATTCATTTGTTGTTTTATTTGAAGCAAATGAATCATTGCTGTTACTTTTCCCCTTACATGAAAAATATAGGAAAATAAGAAACGAATA
This region includes:
- a CDS encoding Crp/Fnr family transcriptional regulator; the encoded protein is MELQQAIRRFIGLDEESLQDIASYFKPLHLPKGAFWVKAGQVSTQVGWVKEGLLRTWYEVDGEEITHWISEEGYFDTSLSSFSFKTPSRWNLQAITDCELLVLDCDDHRELLNKYTQWRIFESQLLIFSYLGLEERMFSQLHQTAEERYEKLLIERPELAARAPLQHLASMLGMKPETLSRLRKKQTTRIS
- a CDS encoding T9SS type A sorting domain-containing protein → MKKLTTFIIALLLTAVAFGQASKDYTVQIKLSVQKSPLRFTLLWNKAAAATQYKVFSKTPDALAWTELATLSASDTTYTDTTVKAGVAVEYQVVKFTPNYNGYGYLYAGDGIDEYNYRGKLLLMVDSNYRLPLATEIKLLQSDLRGDGWQVITRYVSRNSTPVKAKQHVIDLWQQDSINFKAVYLLGHIPVPYSGYVGPDGHSDHYGAWPADLYYSMADNSQWTDYVLNVKVSSSPRNYNTPGDGKFDADAINPGSAKLHVGRVDMYDMPVFGMSDTALTRRYLAKAHNFKLNKYPIVLRGFIEDAIGGFGGEAFVRGGWGSYSGMFGDSIREGDFLTELKTRPYMFSVTAGYGSYTTSSGIATSTDFVNDSLTAPFTSSFGSYFGDWDITNNLLKAHIASRSLILTSTWSGRPVYYHHQMALGLPVGYCATASANSPRNLYHSYYSSNGVTMGLMGDPTLRLHPITPATSLSATESCSNVSLNWTASTDTGIMAHRIYRAASVDGKYELIGQTTAANYVDASPLLGKNYYMVKALRLQKTPAGTYYNTSLGIIDSATFLPAPKLMLTVNDSEQCEFNNTFIIKKTQPQGYTLPYTERWWIDGQQKTYTDSLVESFVGAGSFNASVAVVSSGNCYDSTVLHLLVNPIPQSGITLVKGGSCTDSTNVQLLSPATGVSYTWAFSDGDTLYTQQVAKNFADSGWQTVQLIVEDLSTGCINNFENQTVYAKLKPAPKASILINNAAQCLNGNRFVIRNGIAAYPAPYTQSWRIDGQTEVFTDSLVKFFNTSGTYTLSYAVGINGCYDSTTTTLTVNTNPAAGFIALWEGQCADSNLLKLASNTFTDKYTWKFSDGDSIITSFPNALKTFTVGAGNYTVNLTTENTTTGCKSSITQNVSVLPKPAPVNITGNPFIQLGRPFTYKAQGQPTYNYTWSVSQTPDLLQANKDSITLRWDNTLLAAVIKLVVRDTNGCKSDTSYFNVWTIINSTNEVSNNAFEVYPIPVSNDVLYINNLAGIEGTTLVTVMDATGKTIFNKQTVLLQGENKMDVSNLAAGVYYISLQNGTQVFTQKIIKQ
- a CDS encoding capsule assembly Wzi family protein, yielding MRFLLLFSALLAVSPLISQSTYTMSNNREYSHLIDRFEIMNGSPARKYWLYGGVHTSVKPLQRYEVGAMAEKLLGDSNRRYTKRDVFNLTYLLADNPDVQENEAVKGKPIVKYFYNYKAALYAFKAYEFSVFVNPVLNFTSGTEQVDGESRMIWQNTRGAEMRGQVGRRIGFYTYLTENQVKAPLYLADRTRAEGVFPGAGLTKPYKTDTNTFDFFEARGYVTFDITKLINFQFGHDRNFIGNGARSLVLSDFSKENLFLKIKTNVWRINYTNLFMQLNAFNTTLAKRDKRDKFMSFHHLSVNLGRRWNVGIFESIVFSRGDSATGNGRFDYNYLNPIIFYRAIEQSTGGVSSDNALLGFDVKFNATRSLSFYSQVILDELHIKQLRSNPGSWVNKFGVQAGMKYINAFTIPHLDIQLEANSVRPYTYQHFNTAQTYTNMGTPLAHPLGANFNEVLAIVRYQPANRINVTARAIYAKYGKDSAGRNFGGDVGKNYDTRYSDENNTIGQGVGNTLLWGELTASYMPAHNLFFDVRYIYRNVSSDIAAQSTTSSMLMVGMRLNFGLRGFEF
- a CDS encoding redoxin domain-containing protein, whose amino-acid sequence is MRRLLTLVLMVLAFAAAKAQYTVYVFLGESCPICQYHTLTLNTLSAEYAGKGVTVVGLFPNPDSDSATIDSFRREYQLTFELRKDIGRQYMNRLGATITPQVFVVNETTGIVHYKGRIDDKYTTLGKRKTTPAVPDLKNALDALLAGKTAPVTETTAVGCYIDSEY
- a CDS encoding Crp/Fnr family transcriptional regulator; protein product: MHPLLEAGLSRHIQLTDEEKELLWQAVTLRKYRKRQYVLQAGDVCRYENFVVSGCLRAYYIDDAGTEHIIMFAVEDWWTSDLLSFLTQTPSKLNIDALEDSEVLQIEHSALEALYLKIPKLERFFRIMMQNAYIAQQQRILFNISKTAKERYLYFIEKYPKLEQRLPQHQIAAYLGITPEFLSQIRKQLSEG
- a CDS encoding DUF4260 domain-containing protein: MKTTLKLEEAAQFALGIIVFSQLPYAWWVFAALILTPDIGMLGYTVNNKVGAAVYNLFHHKALALIIAVLGFYLKSDATALTGVILFSHAAMDRMMGYGLKFETGFKFTHLGNIGKPDLQA